A genomic stretch from Bosea sp. F3-2 includes:
- a CDS encoding phosphatase PAP2 family protein, whose amino-acid sequence MSEPVHALSRASAPWWQPRVLAPVAAALAFVALAAFIASGHSFAFDTRLVLLFRDPANPAVPIGPTWFQEAVRDMTALGSFVGLFFMATTATLALWLCGYRHLAVGLVASLLAAVLVSSGLKIAIGRERPDIVAHTALTFTASFPSGHAFLSALTLLSIAGFVGLASRRDDIKRLCIVLAWVMIVLIGLSRIYLGVHWPTDVIGGWCLGIAWSSVAVTWFGRRMAASDPA is encoded by the coding sequence ATGTCTGAGCCTGTGCACGCCCTGAGCCGGGCGTCGGCGCCTTGGTGGCAACCGCGCGTTCTCGCGCCGGTTGCCGCAGCGCTGGCCTTTGTGGCGCTTGCTGCCTTCATCGCCTCGGGACACAGTTTCGCCTTCGATACCAGGCTGGTCCTGCTGTTCCGCGATCCTGCCAATCCCGCCGTTCCGATCGGCCCGACCTGGTTTCAGGAGGCGGTGCGGGACATGACCGCGCTCGGCAGTTTCGTCGGTCTGTTCTTCATGGCGACGACGGCAACGCTGGCGCTCTGGCTCTGTGGCTATCGTCACCTTGCCGTGGGCCTCGTCGCCAGTCTGCTCGCGGCAGTGCTGGTCAGCAGTGGCTTGAAGATAGCGATCGGGCGCGAGCGGCCCGACATCGTCGCCCATACGGCGCTGACTTTCACCGCCAGCTTTCCGAGCGGGCATGCCTTCCTTTCGGCGCTGACCCTGCTCAGCATCGCCGGCTTCGTCGGCCTTGCCTCGCGGCGGGACGACATCAAGCGCCTGTGCATCGTGCTCGCCTGGGTGATGATCGTGTTGATCGGCCTCAGCCGCATCTATCTCGGCGTCCACTGGCCGACCGACGTCATCGGCGGCTGGTGCCTCGGCATCGCCTGGTCGAGCGTCGCCGTAACCTGGTTCGGGCGGAGGATGGCGGCCTCTGATCCGGCCTGA